A region from the Aeromicrobium choanae genome encodes:
- a CDS encoding MFS transporter, with protein MSHADTPHLFRQPKAVYAVAFACVISFMGIGLVDPILPALASELDATPSQVTLLFTSYLVVTAVMMLVTGWVSSRIGAKRTLIVGLAIIVVFAALAGSATSIGGIVAFRAGWGLGNALFIATSLAAIVSSARGGFAGAIILYEAALGLGIAAGPLLGGVLGEISWRGPFYGVAALMSIALVATALLLPSAPLPEHPTSLTAPLRALRHRGLFLMSMTALLYNWSFFTMLGYAPFPMELGALQLGWVFFGWGLLVAIFSVIGAPRLQAAFGTARSLYGALFGFAVVLACIAVSPENRTVLVVAVITSGIFIGINNTLTTQAVMVISPVERPVASAAYGFVRFIGGGLAPFAAGKLVEHFNLHVPFALASITALAAIGVLTLNHRALERADAGLDETGSEDRDPGRIGDEIADEFGGAPGALDDLEAATQRR; from the coding sequence ATGAGTCACGCTGACACCCCGCACCTGTTCCGCCAGCCGAAGGCGGTCTACGCCGTCGCCTTCGCGTGCGTCATCTCGTTCATGGGCATCGGCCTCGTCGACCCGATCCTGCCGGCCCTCGCCAGCGAGCTGGACGCCACGCCCAGCCAGGTGACCCTGCTGTTCACCAGCTACCTGGTCGTCACGGCCGTGATGATGCTGGTGACCGGCTGGGTCTCCAGCCGCATCGGCGCGAAGCGGACCCTCATCGTCGGGCTGGCCATCATCGTGGTCTTCGCCGCGCTGGCCGGCTCCGCCACGAGCATCGGCGGCATCGTCGCCTTCCGTGCCGGCTGGGGCCTGGGCAACGCCCTGTTCATCGCGACGAGCCTCGCGGCGATCGTCTCGAGCGCCCGCGGCGGCTTCGCCGGCGCCATCATCCTCTACGAGGCGGCCCTGGGCCTGGGCATCGCCGCTGGCCCCCTGCTCGGTGGTGTGCTCGGCGAGATCAGCTGGCGCGGCCCGTTCTACGGGGTCGCCGCCCTGATGTCGATCGCCCTGGTCGCCACGGCACTGCTGCTGCCGTCGGCGCCGCTGCCGGAGCATCCCACGTCGCTGACCGCTCCCCTGCGCGCCCTGCGCCACCGCGGGCTCTTCCTCATGAGCATGACCGCGCTGCTGTACAACTGGTCGTTCTTCACGATGCTCGGGTATGCCCCCTTCCCCATGGAGCTCGGCGCCCTGCAGCTCGGCTGGGTCTTCTTCGGCTGGGGCCTGCTCGTCGCGATCTTCTCGGTCATCGGCGCCCCGCGCCTGCAGGCCGCGTTCGGCACCGCCCGCTCCCTGTACGGCGCCCTGTTCGGCTTCGCGGTCGTGCTGGCCTGCATCGCGGTCTCCCCGGAGAACCGCACCGTGCTGGTCGTCGCCGTGATCACGTCGGGCATCTTCATCGGCATCAACAACACGCTCACCACGCAGGCCGTCATGGTCATCTCGCCGGTCGAGCGACCGGTCGCCTCCGCGGCCTACGGCTTCGTGCGGTTCATCGGCGGCGGACTCGCGCCCTTCGCGGCCGGCAAGCTGGTGGAGCACTTCAACCTGCACGTCCCGTTCGCGCTGGCCTCGATCACCGCACTGGCCGCGATCGGCGTGCTGACGCTGAACCACCGCGCCCTGGAGCGGGCCGACGCCGGCCTGGACGAGACGGGGAGCGAGGACCGCGACCCCGGGCGGATCGGGGACGAGATCGCCGACGAGTTCGGTGGCGCCCCGGGCGCGCTGGACGACCTCGAGGCCGCGACGCAGCGCCGCTGA
- a CDS encoding MarR family winged helix-turn-helix transcriptional regulator yields METSPLEVAAGLRELANAIVRRMPRREISRAAAGTLHALEAEGPQRITALAEREAVSQPAITNLVQRLEAQDLVSRSADPADARASLISITAHGSAVLHERRVLLDELIGSTFERLSPDDRAAIVAALPALTHFTESHESR; encoded by the coding sequence ATGGAAACTTCACCCCTCGAGGTCGCTGCAGGGCTGCGCGAGCTCGCGAACGCGATCGTGCGACGCATGCCGCGCCGCGAGATCAGTCGTGCCGCGGCCGGCACCCTGCACGCCCTGGAAGCCGAAGGACCCCAGCGGATCACCGCGCTCGCCGAGCGCGAGGCCGTCTCGCAGCCGGCGATCACGAACCTCGTCCAGCGGCTCGAGGCGCAGGACCTGGTCTCGCGGTCGGCCGACCCGGCCGATGCGCGCGCGAGCCTGATCTCCATCACCGCGCACGGCTCGGCCGTGCTGCACGAGCGACGCGTCCTGCTGGACGAGCTGATCGGCTCGACCTTCGAGCGCCTCTCCCCCGACGACCGCGCCGCGATCGTCGCCGCCCTGCCCGCCCTCACCCACTTCACGGAGTCGCATGAGTCACGCTGA
- a CDS encoding exodeoxyribonuclease III, with product MLRISTVNVNGIRAAWRKGMKEWLESRDADIITLQEVRAPDAIVHEILEGTGYHVVHTEAAAKGRAGVAVISRLEPTSHRIGNGDAFFDDTGRWIESDLTLADGSVLTVVSVYVHSGEAGTPRQEEKFRFLDQMTKRMAELGGMDGHALITGDLNVGHTELDIRNWKGNVKKAGFLPEERAYFDQFFGDLGWYDVHRHLAGPVDGPYTWWSMRGQAFDNDTGWRIDYQIATPELAQSARVATVDRAASWGERWSDHAPLTIDYDLG from the coding sequence GTGCTGAGGATCTCGACCGTCAACGTCAATGGCATCCGCGCCGCGTGGCGCAAGGGGATGAAGGAGTGGCTCGAGAGCCGCGACGCCGACATCATCACGCTGCAGGAGGTCCGGGCACCCGACGCGATCGTGCACGAGATCCTCGAGGGCACCGGCTACCACGTGGTCCACACCGAGGCCGCCGCCAAGGGGCGCGCGGGCGTCGCGGTGATCAGCCGCCTCGAGCCCACCAGCCACCGCATCGGCAACGGCGACGCGTTCTTCGACGACACCGGCCGCTGGATCGAGTCCGACCTCACGCTCGCCGACGGCTCCGTCCTCACCGTGGTCAGCGTCTACGTGCACTCCGGCGAGGCCGGAACGCCGCGTCAGGAGGAGAAGTTCCGCTTCCTCGACCAGATGACCAAGCGCATGGCCGAGCTCGGCGGCATGGACGGGCACGCGCTGATCACGGGCGACCTCAACGTCGGCCACACCGAGCTCGACATCCGCAACTGGAAGGGCAACGTGAAGAAGGCCGGGTTCCTGCCCGAGGAGCGCGCCTACTTCGACCAGTTCTTCGGCGACCTCGGCTGGTACGACGTGCACCGCCACCTGGCGGGGCCCGTCGACGGCCCGTACACGTGGTGGTCGATGCGCGGCCAGGCCTTCGACAACGACACGGGCTGGCGGATCGACTACCAGATCGCGACGCCCGAGCTGGCGCAGTCCGCTCGCGTGGCCACGGTCGATCGCGCCGCCAGCTGGGGCGAGCGCTGGTCCGACCACGCACCGCTGACGATCGACTACGACCTCGGCTGA
- a CDS encoding geranylgeranyl reductase family protein has protein sequence MSLPTTTDVLVVGAGPAGSSAAAWTSRLGMDTVLADAATFPRDKTCGDGLTPRAIAELDRLDLGDWVRGHTVNRGLRAAGFGQELLLPWPGGSLPDHGSAVPRTELDDRIRLRALDAGVTGVDGARAVDVERAADGSVTGVVFDTAQGRHTIACRRLVVADGVRSPLGRVLGREWHRETAYGVAGRSYVKSGRSDDPWISSHLELRGANLNGSGGELLPGYGWIFPLGDGRVNLGVGALATAKRPAKIQIRPLMEYYATLRREDWDLGADLDLPTSALLPMGGAVSGVSGPNWIVIGDAAGCVNPLNGEGIDYGLETGRIGAELLATGDSPEAAWPAMLTAHYGPAFSIARRLAGLITVPHLLPAAGPIGMRSHTLMTIALRVMGNLVTDEDRDLTARVWRWAGRRSIRLDERPPFSA, from the coding sequence ATGAGCCTGCCGACCACCACCGACGTCCTCGTCGTCGGCGCCGGGCCTGCCGGCTCCTCCGCCGCGGCGTGGACCTCGCGGCTCGGCATGGACACGGTCCTGGCGGACGCCGCCACCTTCCCGCGCGACAAGACCTGCGGCGACGGACTGACCCCGCGCGCCATCGCCGAGCTCGACCGGCTCGACCTCGGCGACTGGGTCCGCGGCCACACCGTGAACCGCGGCCTGCGCGCCGCCGGCTTCGGCCAGGAGCTGCTGCTGCCGTGGCCCGGCGGCTCGCTGCCCGACCACGGCTCGGCCGTCCCGCGCACCGAGCTCGACGACCGCATCCGCCTCCGCGCGCTGGACGCGGGAGTGACCGGCGTCGACGGTGCCCGCGCGGTGGACGTCGAGCGGGCGGCCGACGGCTCGGTCACCGGCGTCGTCTTCGACACGGCGCAGGGTCGCCACACGATCGCGTGCCGGCGCCTCGTCGTCGCCGACGGCGTCCGCTCACCCCTCGGCCGGGTGCTCGGGCGAGAGTGGCACCGCGAGACCGCCTACGGCGTCGCCGGCCGCAGCTACGTGAAGTCCGGCCGCAGCGACGACCCGTGGATCTCCTCGCACCTCGAACTGCGTGGCGCCAATCTCAACGGTTCTGGGGGCGAGCTGCTGCCCGGCTACGGGTGGATCTTCCCGCTCGGCGACGGCCGCGTGAACCTCGGCGTGGGCGCGCTGGCCACCGCGAAGCGACCCGCGAAGATCCAGATCCGCCCGCTGATGGAGTACTACGCCACCCTGCGCCGCGAGGACTGGGACCTCGGCGCCGACCTCGACCTGCCCACCTCGGCCCTGCTGCCGATGGGCGGTGCCGTCTCGGGGGTGTCGGGGCCCAACTGGATCGTGATCGGTGACGCGGCGGGCTGCGTGAACCCGCTCAACGGCGAGGGCATCGACTACGGCCTCGAGACGGGTCGCATCGGCGCCGAGCTGCTGGCCACGGGCGACTCCCCCGAGGCGGCCTGGCCCGCGATGCTGACCGCCCACTACGGCCCCGCCTTCTCGATCGCGCGCCGCCTGGCCGGGCTGATCACCGTGCCCCACCTGCTGCCCGCGGCCGGCCCGATCGGGATGCGCTCGCACACCCTCATGACGATCGCGCTGCGCGTGATGGGCAACCTCGTCACCGACGAGGACCGCGACCTCACGGCCCGGGTCTGGCGGTGGGCGGGGCGCCGCTCCATCCGCCTCGACGAGCGCCCGCCGTTCTCCGCCTGA
- a CDS encoding queuosine precursor transporter: MSTTPAPSPDVVRFASRGSSHYDILLALFCVVIVVSNIVASKAVEIGSGVVMLGPVQLWPLVVDGGVVLFPLAYVLGDVISEVYGLRAARRAILTGFAAAALATGTFFVVQLMPGASWYENQAAYEAVLGPVAQIVLASLAGYLVGQLLNSWVLVRMKQRNAERRLVARLIGSTGVGEVADTLIFCAIAASAIGVSTFGAFVNYFVMGVVLKVGVELLVMPLTVRVIAWLKRREPTYLAA, encoded by the coding sequence GTGTCCACCACGCCTGCCCCGAGCCCCGACGTCGTCCGGTTCGCGTCCCGCGGCTCGTCGCACTACGACATCCTGCTCGCCCTGTTCTGCGTCGTGATCGTCGTGTCGAACATCGTCGCCAGCAAGGCGGTCGAGATCGGCTCGGGCGTGGTCATGCTCGGCCCGGTGCAGCTGTGGCCGCTGGTGGTCGACGGGGGAGTCGTGCTGTTCCCGCTGGCCTACGTGCTCGGCGACGTGATCTCGGAGGTCTACGGCCTGCGCGCCGCCCGCCGGGCGATCCTCACCGGCTTCGCCGCCGCCGCACTCGCCACGGGCACCTTCTTCGTGGTCCAGCTGATGCCCGGCGCCTCCTGGTATGAGAACCAGGCGGCGTACGAGGCGGTGCTGGGCCCGGTCGCGCAGATCGTCCTGGCCAGCCTGGCGGGGTACCTCGTCGGCCAGCTCCTCAACTCGTGGGTGCTGGTGCGGATGAAGCAGCGCAACGCCGAGCGCCGGCTGGTGGCCCGCCTCATCGGCTCCACCGGCGTGGGCGAGGTGGCCGACACCCTGATCTTCTGCGCGATCGCAGCGTCGGCCATCGGCGTCTCCACGTTCGGCGCCTTCGTGAACTACTTCGTCATGGGCGTGGTGCTGAAGGTCGGGGTCGAGCTGCTCGTGATGCCCCTCACCGTGCGGGTCATCGCGTGGCTCAAGCGGCGCGAGCCCACCTACCTGGCCGCCTGA
- the tgt gene encoding tRNA guanosine(34) transglycosylase Tgt produces MFTVGSTLPDAPGRSGTIETPHGSIRTPAFIPVGTKATVKAVLPESISDLGGQAVLANAYHLYLQPGADIVEAAGGLGAFMNWHGPTFTDSGGFQVLSLGAGFKKTLAMDAVGAEADDVIAPGKDRLAHVDEDGVTFKSHLDGSKHRFTPEVSMGIQHQLGADIIFAFDELTTLMNSREYQEDSLRRTQAWAQRCLAEIERLRAAHPERPRQALFGVVQGAQHEDLRRQAARGLADLAFDGYGVGGAIEKENLGAIVRWVTDELPDDRPRHLLGIGEPEDLFAGVEAGCDTFDCVTPTRVARSSRVYSATGRYNLMVAASRRDFGPIEEGCDCYTCAHYTKAYLHHLFKANEYNAATLCSIHNERFFVRLVDSMRTAIEAGDFAALRTEWLGRYLAGQAAR; encoded by the coding sequence GTGTTCACCGTCGGAAGCACCCTGCCGGACGCCCCCGGAAGATCGGGCACCATCGAGACCCCCCACGGCTCGATCCGCACCCCGGCGTTCATCCCGGTGGGCACCAAGGCGACCGTGAAGGCCGTGCTCCCCGAGTCGATCTCCGACCTGGGCGGGCAGGCCGTGCTGGCCAACGCCTACCACCTGTACCTCCAGCCCGGCGCCGACATCGTGGAGGCCGCCGGCGGCCTCGGCGCCTTCATGAACTGGCACGGCCCGACCTTCACCGACTCCGGTGGCTTCCAGGTGCTGAGCCTGGGCGCCGGCTTCAAGAAGACCCTGGCGATGGACGCCGTGGGCGCCGAGGCCGACGACGTGATCGCCCCCGGCAAGGACCGCCTCGCCCACGTCGACGAGGACGGCGTCACGTTCAAGAGCCACCTCGACGGGTCGAAGCACCGGTTCACGCCCGAGGTGTCGATGGGCATCCAGCACCAGCTCGGCGCCGACATCATCTTCGCGTTCGACGAGCTGACCACGCTGATGAACAGCCGCGAGTACCAGGAGGACTCGCTGCGACGCACGCAGGCGTGGGCGCAGCGCTGCCTCGCGGAGATCGAGCGGCTGCGGGCGGCCCATCCCGAGCGCCCGCGGCAAGCTCTCTTCGGCGTGGTGCAGGGTGCCCAGCACGAGGACCTGCGACGTCAGGCCGCGCGCGGCCTGGCCGACCTGGCGTTCGACGGCTACGGGGTCGGCGGCGCCATCGAGAAGGAGAACCTCGGCGCGATCGTCCGCTGGGTCACCGACGAGCTGCCCGACGACCGTCCGCGCCACCTGCTGGGCATCGGCGAGCCCGAGGACCTGTTCGCCGGCGTCGAGGCGGGCTGCGACACATTCGACTGCGTCACGCCCACCCGGGTCGCCCGGTCGTCGCGGGTCTACAGCGCCACCGGCCGCTACAACCTCATGGTGGCGGCATCACGGCGCGACTTCGGCCCGATCGAGGAGGGCTGCGACTGCTACACCTGCGCCCACTACACGAAGGCCTACCTGCACCACCTGTTCAAGGCGAACGAGTACAACGCCGCGACCCTGTGCTCGATCCACAACGAGCGCTTCTTCGTACGTCTCGTCGACTCGATGCGCACGGCGATCGAGGCCGGCGACTTCGCGGCGCTCAGGACCGAGTGGCTGGGTCGCTACCTCGCGGGTCAGGCGGCCAGGTAG